CCAAGGAAAATATAAGGCCGAAATCATTGCCGATGGTGTTAATGCCAATCGCCTGGGTACTGATTATTCACATTCCCAAAACGAATTGACCCAAAAATCCCAATTCAAACTTAATCTGGCTCAGGGTGGGGGCGAAGTTGTCAGAATTTATCCCGAATAATGGATATTTGAAAGGCTTAGTTCTATTTGCAGCTAAGCCTTTCCTTTATATTTTCCGGATTTTTTATAATTTTTTGAGAATGGTCCGATTTTTAAGTTATTTTGCATAAAAAATTATGTGAATGTCTGCTGTTAAAAAAATATTAAGGGGGTTTTTCCGCATTTTCAGAAATAAGTATACGCTTACTTTGTTCGTCTTTTTTATTTGGATGGTATTTTTTGATAATAATAACCTGATTGACCAGGTTAGTAATATCTATCAACTCAGGCAACTTAAAAAGGACAAAGAATATTACCTGGAGAAGATAAAGGATGATAAGCGGAAACTTAATGAATTACAAACCAATAACGAGAATCTGGAGAAATTTGCCCGTGAACAATACCTGATGAAAAAAGACAGTGAAGATGTTTTTATTCTTGTCAAAAAAGGCGAAGAAGACCAGTTTAATAAATAGTTTTCAAATAGAAATTCGCAGTATAACCCAAATCAGTTTCGAATAAATTTCAATTATTTTAAGGAATGTTTTATGATTTGGGATCTCAGATCTAATTAGTGTAAAGATTCTTCGCTATGCTCGGAATGAGATGAAGCGAAAGATCTTTAAGTTATATCGGAATTTTAAGGTTTACCAGTTTATAGGTTCACCAGTAAAACACTGAGAATAAAACCTGTTAGGTTTGGAAAACCGAAATGGCTTTTCATTCTCCTAAATTTCGGTTTTCATTGCTGTCAGCTTAAACTTTCACAATCCTTGATTTTTTAATTTATTGCCATCAATCTCCGTTTTTATGGCCTTTATTTTTGTCTTTCATTGCCGTCAGCTTCAGCTGACGGATTCTGATGATATATTGATATTTCTTGGGCTTTAGCCCAAATTCAGCATCTTAGAATTATACCCAATATTTGGTTGAAGCCAACGGCAATGACGAAGATGATTTCCTGTTTTTAAATGCAACACACGGGGGGGTACTGGTGCCCCCTGATTTACGATATCATCATAGATTTAAGAATATTAAAAAAGCCCAAAGATTTAATCTTTGGGCTTTTTAGTATTTTATATTGACTGTCAGTAAGTCATTCTTATTTTTCCTTAGATATGTCGAACGCAGCAGTCGGGAAAAATTCCCAGATGTCTTCCAAAAATGAAGAACTAGAAGAACCTCCGGTTGTTCCGGTAGCTACAAAACCTCTGTTGTTAATTGAAAAACCGACTGCCCAATATCTTCCGCTTCCTTCAATGGGGGTCATCTTGTTCCAAAGATCTTCTTTGGGATCATATTCCCAGGTTTCTTGTAAATAAGAGCCATGTAAGCCGGTTGAAACGTATGCTTTACCATTCATAACAAAAGAAACGCCATACTCTCTGACAATATTGGTATAATCGTCGTCATAAGTTTCTTCTTCATTGGTGTTTGCAATATCCCGTTTCGGGGTCCAATTTGAAGTTGTCGGATCATATTGCCAGAAATCATAAACGTATGTCCCGTCTGAACCCTGACCACCGCATATATATGCTTTGTTGTTTATGACAAAGGCCATAGCACCACGTCTTTTAGATCCGCCATAACTGGCTTTTGAAGTCCATGTGTCATTTGCAGGATCATATTGCCAAAAATCCTTCAGATAAGAACCATCCCAACCTGAAGAAACATAACCTGCGTTTCCAATTGAAAAACCCACTGCATCGCAACGGGCACTACCCGGGAAATTTTTCAACTGTGTCCAAGTGTCATTGGCGGGATCATATCTCCAAAAATCATTCAAATAATTATTTCCATCAGTACCTAACCCTACATATCCGTAATTCCCAACACTAAAAGCTATACCGCTGTGTCTGGGAGTACCGGGAAATTCCTTTTTTCTGGTCCACGATCCCATTCCGTCATTGGCTACAGGATCAAATTCATAAACCACCTTAATTGTATCAATTCCGTCAGGAGCCCAATTGTGTCCGCTAACTAAATAAGCCTTACCGTTGATGGTAAAAACCATAGATCCACATCTGGCAACACCGTCCAAGTCCGATCTTTTTTTCCAATCTCCTAAAACTGTGTCACTGCTGCTACTGCAGGAATAAAATGAAACGACAGCAAGACAGGCAAATACTAAAAAAATAAAAACTTTTTTCATTCGTTTTTCAATTTATTTAAAAAAGCTGGATGTTTTTATTGTTGCTCATTCCATTTTCTTTTGCTGAAAATTATCGGTTTGATCTTGATTCCCTTTTTATTGAACATCCTGCCTTTAGGGTTACAAATTGTTCTTTACATGTAAATTATTTAGATTGCAATTTTCATCAAAAAAAGTGATATTTGCAAAAAATATTCACTCTTTACATCAAAAATACTTATCTGCTGCAATAAAACAACTCTTTATAGTATTTTATTGTGCACAAAAAATAAAAATTCACCAGATATGATATTGATGTGCTTAAAAGTCAAATATATATAGTGAAAATAAATTCTACATTAATTAGTAAAATTGACATTTAGAAAATGAGTATGTTTGTTAAACTAAAATAAGAATGGAATGAATTTGCGGATCCCTTGCTGATGAACTTTTAAGAATGCATAGATGGGGATGATTTTTATTTTTTATTTTGGTGTTAAACAAGAAAATTAATTTATAGCCGTTATTGAAATTAAGTTTTGAATATTTTTAGGGCTGGTGTTTTTGAATTTTATAAGGCTTATGGGTGGGGATTCAAAATATTGTATTAATTTTCCACCCTTTTTTGAATAGATTTTATTTCAAATAAATATCT
The nucleotide sequence above comes from Bacteroidota bacterium. Encoded proteins:
- a CDS encoding kelch repeat-containing protein, whose amino-acid sequence is MKKVFIFLVFACLAVVSFYSCSSSSDTVLGDWKKRSDLDGVARCGSMVFTINGKAYLVSGHNWAPDGIDTIKVVYEFDPVANDGMGSWTRKKEFPGTPRHSGIAFSVGNYGYVGLGTDGNNYLNDFWRYDPANDTWTQLKNFPGSARCDAVGFSIGNAGYVSSGWDGSYLKDFWQYDPANDTWTSKASYGGSKRRGAMAFVINNKAYICGGQGSDGTYVYDFWQYDPTTSNWTPKRDIANTNEEETYDDDYTNIVREYGVSFVMNGKAYVSTGLHGSYLQETWEYDPKEDLWNKMTPIEGSGRYWAVGFSINNRGFVATGTTGGSSSSSFLEDIWEFFPTAAFDISKEK